The Acidimicrobiales bacterium DNA segment GGCGGCCAGCTTTCCATCGTCCACCTCACCGGCACGTCGGGAGGAGACATGGCCCGGTTCAGCTTCTGGGTCGACCCCACGAGCTCGCTCGACACGGCGACGTGGCACCGCGACCATCGTCCGACAGCAATCGTCACCTCCGTCCGCGCCGCCTGAACCCGGGTCGGTAACCTCGCCTTGCCGTGGGCGCCGAGATCGACGTCATCCGCTGGGGGGCCGAACGCGCCAGGACCGGGCCTTGGCGCGGTGATCGTCGCGTCGCCTTTCTCACCCCGGTGCCCGATGCCCCCGCGCCATCGGCGAGCTTCGTGCGGCGCTGTTGCGAGCAACTGGCCGCTCGGGGGTTCACACGGGTGGTCACGGGCGCCTTGGCACCGGGCGAACAGGCGGGCTTCCTGGCCGCGGGCTTCGAGGTGGAAGAAGAGCTCCACCTGCTCGCCCACGAGGTGCGCGACCTGCCGCCCGCCACCGAGTCGGAACGCGCCCTGCGCCGGGCCCGGCCCAGTGACCGCACTGCTGTGCTGGCCGTGGACGGCGTCGCCTTCCCGCCCTTCTGGCGGCTCGACGAACGAGGCCTGGAGGAAGCAGTCAGAGCCACCCCGCACGCCCGCTTCCGGCTGGCCGCCGACCCCGACGTCTTCGGCTACGCGGTGACGGGACGAGCCGGTCGCCGCGGCTTCCTCCAGCGCTTGGCCGTCGCCCCCGACCGGCAGAGCGCGGGCGTGGGCCGGGCGCTTGTCCTCGACGGGCTGCGGTGGTTGCGCCGGTGGCGCGTGGAGCGCGCCGTGGTCAACACCC contains these protein-coding regions:
- a CDS encoding GNAT family N-acetyltransferase, with the protein product MGAEIDVIRWGAERARTGPWRGDRRVAFLTPVPDAPAPSASFVRRCCEQLAARGFTRVVTGALAPGEQAGFLAAGFEVEEELHLLAHEVRDLPPATESERALRRARPSDRTAVLAVDGVAFPPFWRLDERGLEEAVRATPHARFRLAADPDVFGYAVTGRAGRRGFLQRLAVAPDRQSAGVGRALVLDGLRWLRRWRVERAVVNTQLQNERALALYESLGFRREPSGLTVLSAGLAP